A genomic window from Peromyscus maniculatus bairdii isolate BWxNUB_F1_BW_parent chromosome 1, HU_Pman_BW_mat_3.1, whole genome shotgun sequence includes:
- the Banf1 gene encoding barrier-to-autointegration factor has translation MTTSQKHRDFVAEPMGEKPVGSLAGIGEVLGKKLEERGFDKAYVVLGQFLVLKKDEDLFREWLKDTCGANAKQSRDCFGCLREWCDAFL, from the exons ATGACAACCTCCCAAAAGCACCGAGACTTCGTGGCAGAGCCCATGGGGGAAAAGCCAGTGGGGAGCCTGGCCGGGATTGGTGAAGTCCTGGGCAAGAAGCTGGAGGAAAGGGGCTTTGACAAG GCTTATGTGGTTCTCGGCCAGTTTCTGGTGCTAAAGAAAGATGAAGACCTCTTCCGAGAGTGGCTGAAAGACACGTGTGGTGCCAACGCCAAGCAGTCCCGAGACTGCTTTGGGTGCCTTCGAGAATGGTGTGATGCCTTCTTGTAA
- the Eif1ad gene encoding putative RNA-binding protein EIF1AD gives MSQATKRKHVVQEVLGEHMVPSDQQQIVKVLRTPGNNLHEVETAQGQRFLVSMPSKYRKNIWIKRGDFLIVDPIEEGEKVKAEISFVLCKNHVRSLQKEGHWPEAFSEVAEKQNNINRQSQPELPTGPQLSGEESGSEDDSDLFVNTNHRQYHESEEESEEEEEEEEEEEEEEAA, from the exons ATGTCTCAGGCCACCAAGAGAAAGCACGTGGTGCAGGAGGTGCTGGGGGAGCACATGGTGCCCTCGGACCAACAGCAGATAGTGAAG GTCCTCAGGACTCCTGGGAACAATCTGCATGAGGTAGAGACAGCACAAGGGCAGCGCTTCCTGGTGAGCATGCCCTCCAAATACCGAAAGAACATCTGGATCAAGAGAG GGGACTTTCTCATTGTTGATCCAAttgaagagggagaaaaagtTAAGGCTGAGATTTCTTTCGTGCTCTGCAAGAACCATGTCCGCTCTCTGCAGAAGGAGGGTCACTG GCCTGAGGCCTTCTCCGAGGTAGCTGAGAAACAGAATAATATAAACAG ACAGAGTCAGCCAGAACTCCCCACTGGACCACAGCTGTCGGGAGAAGAATCGGGTTCTGAAGACGATTCTGACCTCTTTGTCAACACCAATCACAGACAGTATCATGAGAGTGAGGAGGAgagtgaagaagaagaggaggaggaggaggaggaggaggaggaggaggcagcctgA